From Zalophus californianus isolate mZalCal1 chromosome 16, mZalCal1.pri.v2, whole genome shotgun sequence, one genomic window encodes:
- the SPATA20 gene encoding spermatogenesis-associated protein 20 isoform X2 gives MSHLPSPPQKHKGEHKGHGLPRGSERGSSARDKDRSVTVNSTVPMPVGGKGSRTSCSPSTLQKVPNRLINEKSPYLLQHAYNPVDWYLWGQEAFDKARKENKPIFLSVGYSTCHWCHMMEEESFQNEEIGRLLSEDFVSVKVDREERPDVDKVYMTFVQATSSGGGWPMNVWLTPNLQPIVGGTYFPPEDGLTRVGFRTVLLRIREQWKQNRNTLLENSQRVTTALLARSEISMGDRQVPPSAATMNSRCFQQLDEGYDEEYGGFAEAPKFPTPVILNFLFSYWLSHRLTQDGSRAQQMALHTLKMMANGGIRDHVGQGFHRYSTDRQWHIPHFEKMLYDQAQLAVAYTQAFQISGDEFYSDVAKGILQYVARHLSHRSGGFYSAEDADSPPERGMRPKEGAFYVWTVKEVQQLLPEPVLGATEPLTSGQLLMKHYGLTEAGNISPSQDPKGELQGQNVLTVRYSLELTAARFGLDVDAVRTLLNAGLDKLFQARKHRPKPHLDSKMLAAWNGLMVSGYAVTGAVLGLERLITYAVNGAKFLKRHMFDVASGRLMRTCYAGPGGTIEHSNPPCWGFLEDYAFVVRGLLDLYEASQESSWLEWALRLQDTQDRLFWDSRGGGYFSSEAELGAGLPLRLKDDQDGAEPSANSVSAHSLLRLHGFTGHKDWMDKCVRLLTAFSERMRRVPVALPEMVRALSAHQQTLKQIVICGDPQAKDTKALLQCVHSIYIPNKVLILANGDPSSFLSRQLPFLSTLRRLEDRATAYVCEDQACSMPVTEPCDLRKLLHP, from the exons ATGAGCCACCTTCCTTCACCCCCCCAAAAACACAAGGGGGAGCACAAAGGCCACGGTCTCCCCCGTGGTTCAGAAAG GGGTAGCTCCGCCCGGGACAAGGACCGAAGTGTGACGGTCAACAGTACAGTGCCCATGCCTGTTGGAGGGAAGGGAAGCCGGACCAGCTGCTCCCCATCCACACTCCAGAAGGTTCCCAACCGCCTGATCAATGAGAAGTCACCGTACCTCCTGCAACATGCTTACAACCCTGTGGACTG GTACCTCTGGGGACAGGAAGCCTTTGACAAGgccaggaaagaaaacaagccaATTTTCCTTTCAG TGGGGTACTCCACCTGCCACTGGTGCCACATGATGGAGGAAGAATCCTTCCAGAATGAGGAGATCGGCCGCCTGCTCAGTGAGGACTTCGTCAGCGTGAAGGTTGACCGGGAGGAGCGGCCGGATGTGGACAAGGTGTATATGACCTTCGTGCAA GCCACCAGCAGTGGTGGGGGCTGGCCCATGAACGTGTGGTTGACTCCCAACCTCCAGCCCATTGTGGGGGGCACCTATTTTCCCCCTGAGGATGGCTTGACCCGAGTTGGCTTCCGCACGGTGTTGCTGAGGATACGGGAGCAG TGGAAACAGAACAGGAACACCTTGCTGGAGAACAGCCAGCGTGTCACCACAGCCCTGCTGGCCCGCTCGGAGATCAGCATGGGTGACCGACAGGTGCCCCCCTCCGCCGCCACCATGAACAGCCGCTGCTTCCAGCAGCTGGACGAGGGCTATGATGAAGAGTATGGTGGCTTTGCGGAGGCCCCCAAGTTCCCCACGCCGG TGATCCTGAACTTCCTGTTCTCCTACTGGCTCAGCCATCGACTGACCCAGGATGGCTCTCGGGCCCAACAGATGGCCTTGCACACCCTGAAAATGATGGCTAACGGGGGCATCCGAGACCATGTGGGACAG GGTTTCCACCGCTACTCCACGGACCGCCAGTGGCACATCCCCCACTTCGAGAAGATGCTGTACGACCAGGCACAGCTCGCAGTGGCCTATACACAGGCCTTCCAG ATCTCTGGTGACGAGTTCTACTCCGACGTTGCCAAAGGCATCCTGCAGTACGTGGCTCGGCACCTGAGTCATCGG tCTGGAGGCTTCTATAGCGCAGAGGACGCAGACTCACCCCCAGAGCGGGGCATGCGGCCCAAAGAGGGTGCCTTCTATGTGTGGACGGTCAAAGAGGTCCAGCAGCTCCTTCCTGAGCCTGTGCTGGGTGCCACTGAGCCCCTGACCTCGGGCCAGCTCCTCATGAAGCACTACGGACTCACGGAGGCCGGCAATATCAGCCCCAGTCAG GACCCCAAGGGGGAGCTGCAGGGCCAGAATGTGCTGACTGTCCGGTATTCGCTGGAACTGACCGCTGCCCGCTTTGGCCTGGACGTGGACGCTGTCCGGACCTTGCTCAACGCTGGGCTGGACAAGCTCTTTCAGGCCCGGAAACATCGGCCGAAGCCACACCTGGACAGCAAGATGCTGGCCGCCTGGAACG GACTGATGGTGTCTGGCTACGCTGTGACTGGGGCTGTCCTGGGTCTGGAGAGGCTGATCACCTATGCCGTCAATGGTGCCAAGTTCCTGAAGAGGCATATGTTTGACGTGGCCAGTGGCCGCCTGATGCGGACGTGCTATGCGGGCCCCGGGGGAACCATAGAGCACAG CAACCCGCCCTGctggggcttcctggaggacTACGCCTTCGTAGTGCGGGGCCTACTGGATCTGTACGAGGCCTCGCAGGAAAGCTCCTGGCTCGAGTGGGCTCTGCGGCTGCAGGACACGCAGGATAGGCTTTTCTGGGACTCCCGAGGTGGCGGCTACTTCAGCAGTGAGGCCGAGCTGGGGGCTGGTCTGCCCCTGCGTCTGAAGGACG ACCAGGATGGCGCGGAGCCCAGTGCCAACTCTGTGTCAGCCCACAGCCTGCTTCGGCTGCACGGCTTTACGGGGCACAAAGACTGGATGGACAAGTGTGTGCGCCTGTTGACCGCCTTCTCTGAGCGCATGCGCCGTGTCCCCGTGGCTTTGCCCGAGATGGTCCGTGCCCTCTCAGCCCATCAGCAGACCCTCAAGCag ATCGTGATCTGCGGAGACCCCCAGGCCAAGGACACCAAGGCTCTGTTGCAGTGTGTCCACTCCATCTACATCCCTAACAAG GTGCTGATCCTGGCCAATGGGGACCCGTCCAGCTTCCTGTCCCGCCAGCTGCCCTTCCTCAGCACCCTGCGGCGGCTGGAAGACCGGGCCACGGCCTACGTGTGTGAGGACCAAGCCTGCTCGATGCCCGTCACGGAGCCCTGCGACTTACGGAAACTGTTACATCCGTGA
- the SPATA20 gene encoding spermatogenesis-associated protein 20 isoform X1 encodes MLGARAWLGRGLLLPGAGSGFAASRRGSSARDKDRSVTVNSTVPMPVGGKGSRTSCSPSTLQKVPNRLINEKSPYLLQHAYNPVDWYLWGQEAFDKARKENKPIFLSVGYSTCHWCHMMEEESFQNEEIGRLLSEDFVSVKVDREERPDVDKVYMTFVQATSSGGGWPMNVWLTPNLQPIVGGTYFPPEDGLTRVGFRTVLLRIREQWKQNRNTLLENSQRVTTALLARSEISMGDRQVPPSAATMNSRCFQQLDEGYDEEYGGFAEAPKFPTPVILNFLFSYWLSHRLTQDGSRAQQMALHTLKMMANGGIRDHVGQGFHRYSTDRQWHIPHFEKMLYDQAQLAVAYTQAFQISGDEFYSDVAKGILQYVARHLSHRSGGFYSAEDADSPPERGMRPKEGAFYVWTVKEVQQLLPEPVLGATEPLTSGQLLMKHYGLTEAGNISPSQDPKGELQGQNVLTVRYSLELTAARFGLDVDAVRTLLNAGLDKLFQARKHRPKPHLDSKMLAAWNGLMVSGYAVTGAVLGLERLITYAVNGAKFLKRHMFDVASGRLMRTCYAGPGGTIEHSNPPCWGFLEDYAFVVRGLLDLYEASQESSWLEWALRLQDTQDRLFWDSRGGGYFSSEAELGAGLPLRLKDDQDGAEPSANSVSAHSLLRLHGFTGHKDWMDKCVRLLTAFSERMRRVPVALPEMVRALSAHQQTLKQIVICGDPQAKDTKALLQCVHSIYIPNKVLILANGDPSSFLSRQLPFLSTLRRLEDRATAYVCEDQACSMPVTEPCDLRKLLHP; translated from the exons ATGCTCGGCGCACGGGCCTGGCTGGGCCGTGGCCTCCTGCTGCCCGGCGCCGGGTCCGGCTTCGCCGCGAGCCGCAG GGGTAGCTCCGCCCGGGACAAGGACCGAAGTGTGACGGTCAACAGTACAGTGCCCATGCCTGTTGGAGGGAAGGGAAGCCGGACCAGCTGCTCCCCATCCACACTCCAGAAGGTTCCCAACCGCCTGATCAATGAGAAGTCACCGTACCTCCTGCAACATGCTTACAACCCTGTGGACTG GTACCTCTGGGGACAGGAAGCCTTTGACAAGgccaggaaagaaaacaagccaATTTTCCTTTCAG TGGGGTACTCCACCTGCCACTGGTGCCACATGATGGAGGAAGAATCCTTCCAGAATGAGGAGATCGGCCGCCTGCTCAGTGAGGACTTCGTCAGCGTGAAGGTTGACCGGGAGGAGCGGCCGGATGTGGACAAGGTGTATATGACCTTCGTGCAA GCCACCAGCAGTGGTGGGGGCTGGCCCATGAACGTGTGGTTGACTCCCAACCTCCAGCCCATTGTGGGGGGCACCTATTTTCCCCCTGAGGATGGCTTGACCCGAGTTGGCTTCCGCACGGTGTTGCTGAGGATACGGGAGCAG TGGAAACAGAACAGGAACACCTTGCTGGAGAACAGCCAGCGTGTCACCACAGCCCTGCTGGCCCGCTCGGAGATCAGCATGGGTGACCGACAGGTGCCCCCCTCCGCCGCCACCATGAACAGCCGCTGCTTCCAGCAGCTGGACGAGGGCTATGATGAAGAGTATGGTGGCTTTGCGGAGGCCCCCAAGTTCCCCACGCCGG TGATCCTGAACTTCCTGTTCTCCTACTGGCTCAGCCATCGACTGACCCAGGATGGCTCTCGGGCCCAACAGATGGCCTTGCACACCCTGAAAATGATGGCTAACGGGGGCATCCGAGACCATGTGGGACAG GGTTTCCACCGCTACTCCACGGACCGCCAGTGGCACATCCCCCACTTCGAGAAGATGCTGTACGACCAGGCACAGCTCGCAGTGGCCTATACACAGGCCTTCCAG ATCTCTGGTGACGAGTTCTACTCCGACGTTGCCAAAGGCATCCTGCAGTACGTGGCTCGGCACCTGAGTCATCGG tCTGGAGGCTTCTATAGCGCAGAGGACGCAGACTCACCCCCAGAGCGGGGCATGCGGCCCAAAGAGGGTGCCTTCTATGTGTGGACGGTCAAAGAGGTCCAGCAGCTCCTTCCTGAGCCTGTGCTGGGTGCCACTGAGCCCCTGACCTCGGGCCAGCTCCTCATGAAGCACTACGGACTCACGGAGGCCGGCAATATCAGCCCCAGTCAG GACCCCAAGGGGGAGCTGCAGGGCCAGAATGTGCTGACTGTCCGGTATTCGCTGGAACTGACCGCTGCCCGCTTTGGCCTGGACGTGGACGCTGTCCGGACCTTGCTCAACGCTGGGCTGGACAAGCTCTTTCAGGCCCGGAAACATCGGCCGAAGCCACACCTGGACAGCAAGATGCTGGCCGCCTGGAACG GACTGATGGTGTCTGGCTACGCTGTGACTGGGGCTGTCCTGGGTCTGGAGAGGCTGATCACCTATGCCGTCAATGGTGCCAAGTTCCTGAAGAGGCATATGTTTGACGTGGCCAGTGGCCGCCTGATGCGGACGTGCTATGCGGGCCCCGGGGGAACCATAGAGCACAG CAACCCGCCCTGctggggcttcctggaggacTACGCCTTCGTAGTGCGGGGCCTACTGGATCTGTACGAGGCCTCGCAGGAAAGCTCCTGGCTCGAGTGGGCTCTGCGGCTGCAGGACACGCAGGATAGGCTTTTCTGGGACTCCCGAGGTGGCGGCTACTTCAGCAGTGAGGCCGAGCTGGGGGCTGGTCTGCCCCTGCGTCTGAAGGACG ACCAGGATGGCGCGGAGCCCAGTGCCAACTCTGTGTCAGCCCACAGCCTGCTTCGGCTGCACGGCTTTACGGGGCACAAAGACTGGATGGACAAGTGTGTGCGCCTGTTGACCGCCTTCTCTGAGCGCATGCGCCGTGTCCCCGTGGCTTTGCCCGAGATGGTCCGTGCCCTCTCAGCCCATCAGCAGACCCTCAAGCag ATCGTGATCTGCGGAGACCCCCAGGCCAAGGACACCAAGGCTCTGTTGCAGTGTGTCCACTCCATCTACATCCCTAACAAG GTGCTGATCCTGGCCAATGGGGACCCGTCCAGCTTCCTGTCCCGCCAGCTGCCCTTCCTCAGCACCCTGCGGCGGCTGGAAGACCGGGCCACGGCCTACGTGTGTGAGGACCAAGCCTGCTCGATGCCCGTCACGGAGCCCTGCGACTTACGGAAACTGTTACATCCGTGA
- the EPN3 gene encoding epsin-3 isoform X1, with the protein MTTSALRRQVKNIVHNYSEAEIKVREATSNDPWGPPSSLMSEIADLTFNTVAFAEVMGMLWRRLNDSGKNWRHVYKALTLLDYLLKTGSERVAHQCRENLYTIQTLKDFQYIDRDGKDQGVNVREKVKQVMALLKDEERLRQERTHALKTKERMALEGTGIGSGQPGLGRSRGSPSSYNSSSSSPRYTSDLEQARPQTSGEEELQLQLALAMSREEAEKPVPPASHRDEDLQLQLALRLSRQEHEKEVRSWPGDDSPVANGAGAAVRRWQDKKPEREERKEEEKLETSQSSILDLADIFAPTPALPSTHCSADPWDIPGLRPNTEPSGSSWGPSADPWSPIPSGSALSRSQPWDLPPMLSSSEPWGRTPVLPARPPSTDLWAQNSPQHKLPDTGADPWGASVETSNAPALGGTSPFDPFAKPPVSTETKEGPECAQALPSGKPSSPAELDLFGDPIPSSKQNGTKEPDAFDLGVLGEALTQRRSKEARTCRTPESFLGPSASSLVNLDSLVKAPQAAKTRNPFLTGLSAPSPTNPFGAGEQGRPTLDQMRTGSPKLGLAASGPVGAPLGSMTYSASLPLPLSSVPAGVTLPASVSVFPQAGAFTPPLASLPQPLLPTSGSAGPLQQPPQAGTNPFL; encoded by the exons ATGACGACCTCTGCGCTGCGGCGCCAGGTGAAGAACATCGTGCACAACTACTCGGAGGCGGAGATCAAGGTGCGCGAGGCCACCAGCAATGACCCGTGGGGCCCGCCCAGCTCGCTCATGTCGGAGATCGCCGACCTGACCTTCAACACAGTGGCCTTCGCCGAGGTCATGGGCATGCTGTGGCGGCGGCTCAACGACAGTGGCAAGAACTGGCGGCACGTGTACAAGGCGCTGACGCTGCTGGACTACCTGCTCAAGACGGGCTCCGAGCGGGTGGCCCATCAGTGCCGCGAGAACCTCTACACCATCCAGACGCTCAAGGACTTCCAGTACATCGACCGCGACGGCAAGGACCAGGGCGTCAACGTGCGCGAGAAGGTCAAGCAGGTGATGGCCTTGCTCAAGGACGAGGAGCGCCTCCGGCAGGAGCGGACCCATGCCCTCAAGACCAAGGAGCGCATGGCGCTGGAGGGCACAGGCATTGGCAGCGGGCAGCCGGGCCTCGGTCGCTCTCGCGGTTCCCCGTCCTCCTACAACT CCTCCTCCTCGTCGCCCCGCTACACCTCTGACTTGGAGCAGGCCCGGCCCCAGACGTCAGGAGAAGAGGAGCTGCAGCTCCAGCTGGCCCTGGCCATGAGCCGTGAGGAGGCTGAGAAG CCAGTCCCCCCAGCCTCCCACAGGGATGAGGATCTGCAACTGCAGCTGGCTCTGCGTCTGAGCCGGCAGGAGCATGAGAAG GAGGTGAGGTCCTGGCCGGGAGATGACTCCCCTGTGGCCAATGGCGCTGGGGCTGCGGTCCGCCGTTGGCAAGAtaaaaagccagagagagaagagagaaaggaggaggagaagctggaAACCAGCCAG TCCTCCATCCTGGACTTGGCAGACATCTTCGCACCCACCCCGGCCCTGCCCTCCACTCACTGCTCCGCTGACCCATGGGACATCCCAG GTCTCAGGCCGAACACAGAGCCCAGTGGCTCCTCCTGGGGGCCTTCTGCAGACCCCTGGTCTCCTATTCCCTCAGGAAGTGCCCTGTCCAGAAGCCAGCCTTGGGACTTGCCCCCTATGCTCTCCTCCTCTGAGCCCTGGGGCCGGACCCCAGTACTGCCCGCCAGACCCCCTTCCACAGACCTCTGGGCACAGAACTCCCCCCAGCACAAACTCCCCGATACTGGGGCTGACCCTTGGGGGGCCTCAGTGGAGACCTCCAATGCACCTG CTCTAGGTGGTACCTCGCCCTTTGACCCATTTGCCAAACCTCCAGTATCCACAGAGACCAAGGAGGGGCCAGAGtgtgcccaggccctgccctcggGGAAGCCCAGCAGTCCTGCGG AGCTGGACCTGTTTGGAGACCCCATCCCCAGTTCCAAGCAAAATGGCACCAAGGAGCCAGATGCGTTTGACCTGGGGGTACTGGGGGAAGCGCTAACCCAGCGCCGCAGCAAGGAGGCCCGAACATGCCGGACTCCAGAGTCTTTCCTGGGCCCTTCAGCCTCCTCTTTGGTCAACCTTGATTCATTAGTCAAGGCGCCCCAGGCTGCAAAGACCCGAAACCCCTTCCTGACAG GTCTCAGCGCTCCATCTCCCACCAACCCGTTCGGTGCAGGCGAGCAGGGCAGGCCCACCCTGGACCAGATGCGCACCGGGTCGCCGAAGCTGGGCTTGGCGGCCAGCGGGCCGGTCGGGGCGCCCTTGGGCTCCATGACCTACAgcgcctccctgcccctcccgctcagCAGCGTGCCAGCCGGCGTGACCCTCCCCGCCTCGGTCAGCGTCTTCCCGCAGGCGGGCGCCTTCACACCGCCGCTCGCGAGCCTGCCGCAGCCGCTGctgcccacgtcgggctctgccgGGCCCTTGCAGCAGCCTCCGCAGGCGGGCACCAACCCCTTCCTTTGA
- the EPN3 gene encoding epsin-3 isoform X3, producing MTTSALRRQVKNIVHNYSEAEIKVREATSNDPWGPPSSLMSEIADLTFNTVAFAEVMGMLWRRLNDSGKNWRHVYKALTLLDYLLKTGSERVAHQCRENLYTIQTLKDFQYIDRDGKDQGVNVREKVKQVMALLKDEERLRQERTHALKTKERMALEGTGIGSGQPGLGRSRGSPSSYNSSSSSPRYTSDLEQARPQTSGEEELQLQLALAMSREEAEKPVPPASHRDEDLQLQLALRLSRQEHEKEVRSWPGDDSPVANGAGAAVRRWQDKKPEREERKEEEKLETSQSSILDLADIFAPTPALPSTHCSADPWDIPALGGTSPFDPFAKPPVSTETKEGPECAQALPSGKPSSPAELDLFGDPIPSSKQNGTKEPDAFDLGVLGEALTQRRSKEARTCRTPESFLGPSASSLVNLDSLVKAPQAAKTRNPFLTGLSAPSPTNPFGAGEQGRPTLDQMRTGSPKLGLAASGPVGAPLGSMTYSASLPLPLSSVPAGVTLPASVSVFPQAGAFTPPLASLPQPLLPTSGSAGPLQQPPQAGTNPFL from the exons ATGACGACCTCTGCGCTGCGGCGCCAGGTGAAGAACATCGTGCACAACTACTCGGAGGCGGAGATCAAGGTGCGCGAGGCCACCAGCAATGACCCGTGGGGCCCGCCCAGCTCGCTCATGTCGGAGATCGCCGACCTGACCTTCAACACAGTGGCCTTCGCCGAGGTCATGGGCATGCTGTGGCGGCGGCTCAACGACAGTGGCAAGAACTGGCGGCACGTGTACAAGGCGCTGACGCTGCTGGACTACCTGCTCAAGACGGGCTCCGAGCGGGTGGCCCATCAGTGCCGCGAGAACCTCTACACCATCCAGACGCTCAAGGACTTCCAGTACATCGACCGCGACGGCAAGGACCAGGGCGTCAACGTGCGCGAGAAGGTCAAGCAGGTGATGGCCTTGCTCAAGGACGAGGAGCGCCTCCGGCAGGAGCGGACCCATGCCCTCAAGACCAAGGAGCGCATGGCGCTGGAGGGCACAGGCATTGGCAGCGGGCAGCCGGGCCTCGGTCGCTCTCGCGGTTCCCCGTCCTCCTACAACT CCTCCTCCTCGTCGCCCCGCTACACCTCTGACTTGGAGCAGGCCCGGCCCCAGACGTCAGGAGAAGAGGAGCTGCAGCTCCAGCTGGCCCTGGCCATGAGCCGTGAGGAGGCTGAGAAG CCAGTCCCCCCAGCCTCCCACAGGGATGAGGATCTGCAACTGCAGCTGGCTCTGCGTCTGAGCCGGCAGGAGCATGAGAAG GAGGTGAGGTCCTGGCCGGGAGATGACTCCCCTGTGGCCAATGGCGCTGGGGCTGCGGTCCGCCGTTGGCAAGAtaaaaagccagagagagaagagagaaaggaggaggagaagctggaAACCAGCCAG TCCTCCATCCTGGACTTGGCAGACATCTTCGCACCCACCCCGGCCCTGCCCTCCACTCACTGCTCCGCTGACCCATGGGACATCCCAG CTCTAGGTGGTACCTCGCCCTTTGACCCATTTGCCAAACCTCCAGTATCCACAGAGACCAAGGAGGGGCCAGAGtgtgcccaggccctgccctcggGGAAGCCCAGCAGTCCTGCGG AGCTGGACCTGTTTGGAGACCCCATCCCCAGTTCCAAGCAAAATGGCACCAAGGAGCCAGATGCGTTTGACCTGGGGGTACTGGGGGAAGCGCTAACCCAGCGCCGCAGCAAGGAGGCCCGAACATGCCGGACTCCAGAGTCTTTCCTGGGCCCTTCAGCCTCCTCTTTGGTCAACCTTGATTCATTAGTCAAGGCGCCCCAGGCTGCAAAGACCCGAAACCCCTTCCTGACAG GTCTCAGCGCTCCATCTCCCACCAACCCGTTCGGTGCAGGCGAGCAGGGCAGGCCCACCCTGGACCAGATGCGCACCGGGTCGCCGAAGCTGGGCTTGGCGGCCAGCGGGCCGGTCGGGGCGCCCTTGGGCTCCATGACCTACAgcgcctccctgcccctcccgctcagCAGCGTGCCAGCCGGCGTGACCCTCCCCGCCTCGGTCAGCGTCTTCCCGCAGGCGGGCGCCTTCACACCGCCGCTCGCGAGCCTGCCGCAGCCGCTGctgcccacgtcgggctctgccgGGCCCTTGCAGCAGCCTCCGCAGGCGGGCACCAACCCCTTCCTTTGA
- the EPN3 gene encoding epsin-3 isoform X2 yields the protein MTTSALRRQVKNIVHNYSEAEIKVREATSNDPWGPPSSLMSEIADLTFNTVAFAEVMGMLWRRLNDSGKNWRHVYKALTLLDYLLKTGSERVAHQCRENLYTIQTLKDFQYIDRDGKDQGVNVREKVKQVMALLKDEERLRQERTHALKTKERMALEGTGIGSGQPGLGRSRGSPSSYNSSSSSPRYTSDLEQARPQTSGEEELQLQLALAMSREEAEKEVRSWPGDDSPVANGAGAAVRRWQDKKPEREERKEEEKLETSQSSILDLADIFAPTPALPSTHCSADPWDIPGLRPNTEPSGSSWGPSADPWSPIPSGSALSRSQPWDLPPMLSSSEPWGRTPVLPARPPSTDLWAQNSPQHKLPDTGADPWGASVETSNAPALGGTSPFDPFAKPPVSTETKEGPECAQALPSGKPSSPAELDLFGDPIPSSKQNGTKEPDAFDLGVLGEALTQRRSKEARTCRTPESFLGPSASSLVNLDSLVKAPQAAKTRNPFLTGLSAPSPTNPFGAGEQGRPTLDQMRTGSPKLGLAASGPVGAPLGSMTYSASLPLPLSSVPAGVTLPASVSVFPQAGAFTPPLASLPQPLLPTSGSAGPLQQPPQAGTNPFL from the exons ATGACGACCTCTGCGCTGCGGCGCCAGGTGAAGAACATCGTGCACAACTACTCGGAGGCGGAGATCAAGGTGCGCGAGGCCACCAGCAATGACCCGTGGGGCCCGCCCAGCTCGCTCATGTCGGAGATCGCCGACCTGACCTTCAACACAGTGGCCTTCGCCGAGGTCATGGGCATGCTGTGGCGGCGGCTCAACGACAGTGGCAAGAACTGGCGGCACGTGTACAAGGCGCTGACGCTGCTGGACTACCTGCTCAAGACGGGCTCCGAGCGGGTGGCCCATCAGTGCCGCGAGAACCTCTACACCATCCAGACGCTCAAGGACTTCCAGTACATCGACCGCGACGGCAAGGACCAGGGCGTCAACGTGCGCGAGAAGGTCAAGCAGGTGATGGCCTTGCTCAAGGACGAGGAGCGCCTCCGGCAGGAGCGGACCCATGCCCTCAAGACCAAGGAGCGCATGGCGCTGGAGGGCACAGGCATTGGCAGCGGGCAGCCGGGCCTCGGTCGCTCTCGCGGTTCCCCGTCCTCCTACAACT CCTCCTCCTCGTCGCCCCGCTACACCTCTGACTTGGAGCAGGCCCGGCCCCAGACGTCAGGAGAAGAGGAGCTGCAGCTCCAGCTGGCCCTGGCCATGAGCCGTGAGGAGGCTGAGAAG GAGGTGAGGTCCTGGCCGGGAGATGACTCCCCTGTGGCCAATGGCGCTGGGGCTGCGGTCCGCCGTTGGCAAGAtaaaaagccagagagagaagagagaaaggaggaggagaagctggaAACCAGCCAG TCCTCCATCCTGGACTTGGCAGACATCTTCGCACCCACCCCGGCCCTGCCCTCCACTCACTGCTCCGCTGACCCATGGGACATCCCAG GTCTCAGGCCGAACACAGAGCCCAGTGGCTCCTCCTGGGGGCCTTCTGCAGACCCCTGGTCTCCTATTCCCTCAGGAAGTGCCCTGTCCAGAAGCCAGCCTTGGGACTTGCCCCCTATGCTCTCCTCCTCTGAGCCCTGGGGCCGGACCCCAGTACTGCCCGCCAGACCCCCTTCCACAGACCTCTGGGCACAGAACTCCCCCCAGCACAAACTCCCCGATACTGGGGCTGACCCTTGGGGGGCCTCAGTGGAGACCTCCAATGCACCTG CTCTAGGTGGTACCTCGCCCTTTGACCCATTTGCCAAACCTCCAGTATCCACAGAGACCAAGGAGGGGCCAGAGtgtgcccaggccctgccctcggGGAAGCCCAGCAGTCCTGCGG AGCTGGACCTGTTTGGAGACCCCATCCCCAGTTCCAAGCAAAATGGCACCAAGGAGCCAGATGCGTTTGACCTGGGGGTACTGGGGGAAGCGCTAACCCAGCGCCGCAGCAAGGAGGCCCGAACATGCCGGACTCCAGAGTCTTTCCTGGGCCCTTCAGCCTCCTCTTTGGTCAACCTTGATTCATTAGTCAAGGCGCCCCAGGCTGCAAAGACCCGAAACCCCTTCCTGACAG GTCTCAGCGCTCCATCTCCCACCAACCCGTTCGGTGCAGGCGAGCAGGGCAGGCCCACCCTGGACCAGATGCGCACCGGGTCGCCGAAGCTGGGCTTGGCGGCCAGCGGGCCGGTCGGGGCGCCCTTGGGCTCCATGACCTACAgcgcctccctgcccctcccgctcagCAGCGTGCCAGCCGGCGTGACCCTCCCCGCCTCGGTCAGCGTCTTCCCGCAGGCGGGCGCCTTCACACCGCCGCTCGCGAGCCTGCCGCAGCCGCTGctgcccacgtcgggctctgccgGGCCCTTGCAGCAGCCTCCGCAGGCGGGCACCAACCCCTTCCTTTGA